In the genome of Globicephala melas chromosome 7, mGloMel1.2, whole genome shotgun sequence, one region contains:
- the IRS1 gene encoding insulin receptor substrate 1 yields the protein MASPPETDGFSDVRKVGYLRKPKSMHKRFFVLRAASEAGGPARLEYYENEKKWRHKSSAPKRSIPLESCFNINKRADSKNKHLVALYTRDEHFAIAADSEAEQDSWYQALLQLHNRAKGHHDGAAAPGAGGGGSSCSGSSGLGEAGEDLSYGDVPPGPAFKEVWQVILKPKGLGQTKNLIGIYRLCLTSKTISFVKLNSEAAAVVLQLMNIRRCGHSENFFFIEVGRSAVTGPGEFWMQVDDSVVAQNMHETILEAMRAMSDEFRPRSKSQSSSNCSNPISVPLRRHHLNNPPPSQVGLTRRSRTESITATSPASLVGGKQGSFRVRASSDGEGTMSRPASVDGSPVSPSTNRTHAHRHRGSSRLHPPLNHSRSIPMPSSRCSPSATSPVSLSSSSTSGHGSTSDCLFPRRSSASVSGSPSDGGFISSDEYGSSPCDFRSSFRSVTPDSLGHTPPARGEEELSNYICMGGKGASTLTAPNGHYILPRSGNGPRYIPAAGLGTSLALTGDEAGSAADLDNRFRKRTHSAGTSPTISHQKTPSQSSVASIEEYTEMMPAYPPGGGSGGRVPSYRHSAFVPTHSYPEEGLEMHPLERRVGHHRPDTSNLHTDDGYMPMSPGVAPVPGSRKGSGDYMPMSPKSVSAPQQIINPIRRHPQRVDPNGYMMMSPSGSCSPDIGGGPSSGGSSGAAPSGSSYGKLWTNGVGGHHSHALPHPKLPVESSSGKLLSCTGDYMNMSPVGDSNTSSPSDCYYGPEDPQHKTVLSYYSLPRSFKHTQRPGELEEGARHQHLRLSSSSGRLLYAAAAEDSSSSTSSDSLGGGYCAARPEPGLPHLHHQVLQPHLPRKVDTAAQTNSRLARPTRLSLGDPKASTLPRAREQPQPQPQPPPPLLPPPEPKSPGEYVNIEFGSDQPGYLSGPGASHSSPSVRCPSQLQPAPREEETGAEEYMNMDLGPGRRAAWRESAGVQPGNMGPAPPGAASVCRPTRAVPSSRGDYMTMQMGCPRQSYVDTSPVAPISYADMRTGGGGLVEEASLPGAAAATPSSSSKASASPAAPQGAEELAARSSLLGGPQGPGGSSAFTRVNLSPNRNQSAKVIRADPQGCRRRHSSETFSSTPSATRAGNTVPFGAGAAAGGGGGGSSSTEDVKRHSSASFENVWLRPGELGGAPKELAQVCGAAGGLENGLNYIDLDLVKDFNQSPQERPAQPQPSPPPPPHQPLGRSESGSTSRSSEDLSAYASISFQKPPEDLQ from the coding sequence atgGCGAGCCCTCCCGAGACCGACGGCTTCTCCGACGTGCGCAAGGTGGGCTACCTGCGCAAGCCCAAGAGCATGCACAAGCGATTCTTCGTGCTGCGGGCGGCCAGCGAGGCTGGGGGCCCGGCGCGCCTCGAGTACTACGAGAACGAGAAGAAGTGGCGGCACAAGTCGAGCGCCCCCAAACGCTCGATCCCCCTCGAGAGCTGCTTCAACATCAACAAGCGGGCCGACTCCAAGAACAAGCACCTGGTGGCCCTCTATACCCGGGACGAGCACTTTGCCATCGCGGCGGACAGCGAGGCCGAGCAGGACAGCTGGTACCAGGCCCTCCTGCAGCTGCACAACCGTGCCAAGGGCCACCACGACGGGGCCGCGGCTCCCGGGGCGGGAGGCGGCGGGAGCAGCTGCAGTGGCAGCTCCGGCCTTGGCGAGGCTGGGGAGGACTTGAGCTACGGGGACGTGCCCCCAGGACCCGCCTTCAAGGAAGTCTGGCAGGTGATCCTGAAACCCAAGGGCCTGGGTCAGACAAAGAACCTGATTGGTATCTACCGCCTCTGCCTGACCAGCAAGACCATCAGCTTCGTGAAGCTGAACTCGGAGGCTGCCGCGGTGGTGCTGCAGCTGATGAACATCAGGCGCTGTGGCCACTCAGAGAACTTCTTCTTCATCGAAGTGGGCCGTTCCGCAGTGACGGGACCCGGGGAGTTCTGGATGCAGGTGGATGACTCTGTGGTGGCCCAGAACATGCACGAGACGATCCTGGAAGCCATGCGGGCCATGAGCGATGAGTTCCGCCCTCGAAGCAAGAGCCAGTCCTCCTCCAACTGCTCCAACCCCATCAGTGTCCCCCTGCGCAGGCATCACCTCAACAACCCTCCACCCAGCCAGGTGGGGCTGACCCGCCGCTCGCGCACAGAGAGCATCACTGCCACCTCCCCGGCCAGCTTGGTGGGCGGGAAGCAGGGCTCCTTCCGGGTCCGCGCCTCTAGTGATGGCGAAGGCACCATGTCTCGCCCTGCCTCTGTGGACGGCAGTCCTGTGAGTCCCAGCACCAACAGGACCCATGCCCACCGGCATCGCGGCAGTTCCCGGCTGCACCCGCCTCTCAACCACAGCCGCTCCATCCCCATGCCTTCTTCTCGCTGCTCGCCTTCCGCCACCAGCCCGGTCAGCCTATCGTCCAGTAGCACCAGTGGCCACGGCTCCACCTCGGACTGTCTCTTCCCACGGCGGTCTAGTGCTTCCGTGTCCGGTTCCCCCAGTGATGGCGGTTTCATCTCCTCTGATGAGTATGGCTCCAGTCCCTGCGACTTCCGAAGTTCCTTCCGCAGTGTCACCCCGGATTCCCTGGGCCACACCCCGCCGGCCCGCGGTGAGGAGGAGCTGAGCAACTACATCTGCATGGGAGGCAAGGGGGCCTCCACCCTCACGGCCCCCAATGGTCACTACATTTTGCCTCGGAGTGGCAACGGTCCTCGCTACATCCCGGCAGCCGGCTTGGGCACGAGCCTAGCCCTGACAGGGGATGAAGCAGGCAGTGCTGCAGATCTGGACAATCGGTTCCGAAAGCGGACTCACTCTGCTGGCACGTCACCTACCATTTCCCACCAGAAGACCCCATCCCAGTCCTCTGTGGCCTCCATTGAGGAATATACCGAGATGATGCCTGCCTACCCACCAGGAGGTGGCAGTGGAGGCCGAGTGCCCAGCTACCGGCACTCCGCCTTCGTGCCCACCCACTCCTACCCAGAGGAGGGTCTGGAAATGCACCCCTTGGAGCGGCGTGTGGGCCACcaccgcccagacacctccaaccTCCACACCGATGATGGCTACATGCCCATGTCCCCAGGGGTGGCCCCAGTGCCCGGGAGCCGAAAGGGCAGTGGGGACTACATGCCCATGAGCCCCAAGAGCGTGTCTGCCCCTCAGCAGATCATCAACCCCATCAGACGCCATCCCCAGAGAGTGGACCCCAATGGCTACATGATGATGTCCCCAAGCGGCAGCTGCTCTCCTGACATTGGAGGCGGGCCCagcagcggcggcagcagcggtgCCGCCCCTTCTGGGAGCAGCTATGGCAAGCTCTGGACGAATGGGGTAGGGGGCCACCACTCTCACGCCCTGCCACACCCCAAACTCCCTGTGGAGAGCAGTAGCGGCAAGCTGTTGTCTTGTACGGGTGACTACATGAACATGTCGCCAGTGGGGGACTCCAACACCAGCAGCCCTTCCGACTGCTACTATGGCCCTGAGGACCCCCAGCACAAGACAGTCCTCTCCTACTACTCATTGCCAAGGTCCTTTAAGCATACCCAGCGCCCCGGGGAGCTGGAGGAGGGCGCCCGGCACCAGCACCTCCGCCTTTCCTCCAGCTCGGGTCGACTTCTCTATGCTGCGGCGGCGGAAGATTCCTCCTCGTCCACCAGCAGCGACAGCCTGGGCGGGGGATACTGCGCGGCTAGGCCCGAGCCCGGCCTCCCGCATCTCCACCATCAGGTCCTGCAGCCCCATCTGCCTCGAAAGGTGGACACAGCTGCCCAGACCAACAGCCGCCTGGCCCGGCCCACGAGGCTGTCCCTGGGGGATCCCAAGGCCAGCACCTTACCCCGGGCCCGAGAGCAGCCGCAGCCCcagccgcagccgccgccgcccctGCTGCCCCCTCCGGAGCCCAAGAGCCCAGGGGAATATGTGAATATTGAATTTGGGAGCGATCAGCCGGGCTACTTATCAGGCCCGGGGGCTTCCCACAGCTCGCCTTCTGTCCGGTGTCCATCCCAGCTCCAGCCGGCTCCCAGAGAGGAGGAGACGGGCGCGGAAGAGTACATGAACATGGACCTGGGGCCGGGCCGGAGGGCCGCCTGGCGGGAGAGCGCTGGGGTCCAGCCGGGCAACATGGGCCCGGCACCCCCTGGAGCTGCTAGCGTGTGCAGGCCCACCAGGGCAGTGCCCAGCAGCCGGGGTGACTACATGACCATGCAGATGGGCTGTCCCCGGCAGAGCTACGTGGACACCTCGCCAGTCGCCCCTATCAGCTATGCGGACATGCGGACCGGCGGCGGTGGCCTCGTGGAGGAGGCCAGCCTGCCTGGGGCCGCCGCGGCCACGCCCTCCTCATCCTCGAAGGCCTCTGCTTCCCCCGCCGCGCCTCAAGGAGCAGAGGAGCTGGCGGCCCGCTCATCCCTGCTGGGAGGCCCGCAGGGACCCGGGGGCTCGAGTGCCTTCACGCGGGTGAACCTCAGTCCCAACCGCAACCAGAGTGCCAAAGTGATCCGTGCCGACCCGCAAGGGTGCAGGAGGCGGCACAGCTCCGAGACCTTCTCCTCGACGCCCAGTGCCACCCGGGCAGGCAACACGGTGCCCTTCGGAGCGGGGGCTGCAGCCGGGGGCggcggtggtggcagcagcagcacagAGGACGTGAAACGCCACAGCTCTGCTTCCTTTGAGAACGTGTGGCTGCGGCCTGGGGAGCTCGGGGGAGCCCCCAAGGAGCTGGCCCAAGTGTGCGGGGCCGCCGGGGGTTTGGAGAATGGGCTTAACTACATAGACCTGGATTTGGTCAAGGACTTCAACCAGAGCCCTCAAGAGCGCCCCGCTCAGCCGCAGCcttctcctcccccgccccctcatCAGCCTCTGGGACGCAGCGAGAGCGGCTCCACCAGCCGCTCCAGCGAGGATTTAAGCGCCTATGCCAGCATCAGTTTCCAGAAGCCGCCAGAGGACCTCCAGTAG